Proteins encoded by one window of Chondromyces crocatus:
- a CDS encoding GNAT family N-acetyltransferase yields MLILPPRQELRSRPIETERLLLFPIDGSDGPEIWHAVSSSRSALQRWLPWVQFHTDAAASTRFAEACASDWEHGRALRFVIRERAHRSFAGVVGLESCVHIHRSCELGYWLRRESTGRGLMTEACRAVLTFAFQQMGAHRVRVAAATDNAASLAVIGRLGFRFEGIARQAEWCDGRWLDHGVFALLATDPR; encoded by the coding sequence ATGCTGATCCTGCCGCCTCGCCAGGAGCTACGCTCCAGGCCGATCGAGACCGAGCGGCTGTTGCTCTTCCCCATCGATGGTTCGGACGGTCCCGAGATCTGGCATGCCGTCAGCAGCTCGCGAAGCGCACTGCAGCGCTGGTTGCCCTGGGTCCAGTTCCACACGGACGCCGCAGCCAGTACCCGGTTCGCCGAGGCGTGCGCCTCCGACTGGGAGCACGGGCGTGCCTTGCGCTTCGTGATCCGCGAGCGGGCACACCGCAGCTTCGCGGGTGTCGTCGGGCTGGAGTCCTGCGTTCACATCCACCGCTCTTGCGAGCTCGGGTACTGGCTACGCAGGGAGTCGACCGGGCGCGGCTTGATGACCGAGGCCTGTCGCGCAGTGCTCACCTTCGCGTTCCAGCAGATGGGAGCCCACCGGGTCCGCGTGGCAGCTGCCACGGACAATGCCGCTTCCCTGGCCGTGATCGGTCGACTGGGGTTCCGCTTCGAAGGGATCGCGCGGCAGGCCGAGTGGTGCGATGGACGGTGGCTCGATCATGGGGTCTTCGCGCTGCTGGCCACCGACCCGAGGTAG